The Meriones unguiculatus strain TT.TT164.6M chromosome 19, Bangor_MerUng_6.1, whole genome shotgun sequence genomic interval TAAGGGTCATTTAAGTTTTgttattaacataaaaaatttgcaaAGACTTGACAGAGAATGGATTTACCTTATTCAAAGAATTTAAAGAAGACAAACTTTGTAACTAAGTAACTTGTCACTGCCAAACAATGGAAATTTGGTTCTGGGACAGTACATACTGAGTTTGAATCAGCTCACTTTTGAGATTTCCCTAAAATTACTCCTTTTCTGTTACAGTCTAGTACAAAGTCAATGGTATTCAGGAAAACTGAGTCCATGTTCAGTTGTTCATAAAATCAATTATTTTATCCCCTCTTCTCTtattagcattttctttttttttttagtcacatTTTCTTGATGAAATGCCATTAATAaaccccacctttttttttttttcaatgcagtttattcaggaacattgaacaatcctcggaccccggggaaagccagcccacagcttaaatagcctctgggtagccaacccaggcgtgccacgggggcaatgcagataggtccacatacatggaagcaagccagatcctcggccttagccaaatgtggagttgttcgtgacagagagcactcaccatcgggaaggtggaaggcggaaaccagctccatctttaaggcatagcattccgcagctctctacagttccccctttttgttttagacgcatcaggcaagagtagaggtctgatctctgatattagaaataaaaaggtatcggacggtctgatgctctttgggtggatgacacctaaatgaacatctgtaaaCCCCACCTTTTAGACTCCAATCCACTTTAATCTTTTTGCCTTCATTCATTTAGTTTTTCTGCCATAATTATGAACAATTTCTTGTTTCCCCATCCAATATGTAAATTCTACTATACTCTTCACCCTAGAAGCACTGAAAGGGTGGAGTGTTCCCTCTTCTTTGAAGTGTTTCTTCTTATGGTTGGCATCTTTACTCTCATGTGTACTGTATTTTTCcaataatagaaacaaaacaagttCTCCAGGAGTAACGTTATTTGAAATGCTCTTTGACTGACTATATGGCCCTCTACAAAGTGACCCCATGACCCAAAATTGCTCTCATTAACATTTTCATGTGGTATGGTGTTGAAAGTTCTTTTGCACTTTCATCTGCCACACCCCATATTGAACCATGGCCTGCTTATGCCTCTAAGGGTCCTATATGCTTTAAATCCTTCTTCATTGGAACACCCTCACTGAATTTCTTTTCAAGTCTTAGCATGGTATGTCAATTCATTTGTGGAAAGCACCTCTTAAAATATGACCAAAAATCTCGAACAAAAACGAGACATTTTAAACCTCTGTTTTGGACCTGTATTATTTTCATGATGAATGATTTTCTACATTATATCAATTTCAAGAGCTGGACTCTTTCTGTTTTAATGCTACTATTGTTATTACTACAGAGAGACAATTTCTTCAAATGGAAACTTATGTTGAAACCTGTTAGTGTTAAGTACACTTACTCATTCTCATTGAAgattgagtgtttttttttcttgatctaTAGAATACCTGTAGGCACAATACAtctgaattttttatttcaatcataTGCTACTTTGAGACCTTTTACTGTCACACTTGAGAGAGTTCCCAGAAGTCTAAAATTCCTTCTTGTTATAAACCTATATAACACTGAACATTTCACAAAATTGAATCGttatttatgcacacacacacccagaaatTTCATTGCCTATGTTGGAAAGCGGCATAAATGAATGGAAAACGAATAGTGTAAAATGCTTTCATGTCTCTCTTTATTTCACAAAGGGGAACAATTACACTCAGGCATACCTTGAAAAGGATAAAATTATAAGAACCTTCAAAAGGATGGTTCGTCAAGGATCTTAAAATTTCACAGCGCTGCAGATCTCACCACCAATAAGCTCACATCTCAGGTACTTGAGATAAAGATCAACTGTATATGCATCAAGACGCAAACAGTAGAACAATTTATAAAGAGCAAAAAAGTGAAGTTCTTCATCAGCTGCCTGCAAAGACTCTAGATCATTCCAGACAGGATAATCCttattttcctctcttcctggaTGAACCTAATGATCAAAAGGGGAGTCAGATACTTAATATTACTCCTAGTTGTATTTactttccttttcccctctaaATATTAAATTGTCTTTAGGGAAATGTTAGCAATGTAAAATGATGGCCAGAAGCATGGATAATCATAAATTTAACACAGAATACTACAAATCTATCATCTAAAAACTAGAATTGAGGCCCATGTATACATTTTCTTACAATAAAGTGATCTCAGTTGAAACATGATATTTCATGACTTTATAGAACGCTAGGAGATTATCACCTGAGTGTTGATTTGTGGTTAGCCAACGAACAATGAAAGAGCTGATGGCATTTTTCTTAGTTAGGAGGCAGATTGGCCAGGGGTGAATTTGATATGAGATAATGAAATAATCAGGAGTGTGTAACTTTGCTCAGGAAAGCTGCTCTCCCAATGACTGTGAAGAACACCTTCTTTTAATGTCAACATACCGGTAAGGCTATATGCAAGATGAAATGCCTGAGATTGTGTTCATGGGAAGGCGTTTTAAACTTTATCGTTCACTGCAGAAGTCACATCACTCATGAAGGAGTTAAGTAGGAGGCAAGAAGGCTTCTCACCTTGCTGAGTATCATCATGATACTCTTCAGAAGCTCCTTGTTTATGCTTTCAATGCCTTTGGCTTTTAATAAAATTGCATCAGGGGCACCTTTCATACCACGGAGTTTGGTCACTAGGTGATGTAGAGGATTATCCCAGGCATGCACAATGCGGAGGATTATATTCACAAATTCTTCAAGCTATTCACCATAAAAGAGCAACCATAGTAAGATAAATGAAATCAACAAGATGGGTTACATGtggttttgaaataaaaagaatgaactaacacagcCAGTCTTGTAGACAAGTGGCATATTTATTGATAAATTGCAACCATTCATTTACATTCtgccagaatgaaaaaaaaaacttacataaaTAACTACTCTCTGTATTGATGACAGTTTGTTGTCCCTAAGAAATTCTACTACCTGTTCTCCAGGCAAGATCTTACATATTTGGCTGTTCTGCTTGTCCACGGTCAACCAAGGCTTTGCTTGTGCCTCAGTATGTTCCCATAGGACATTACTTAGGAAAAAGAGATGCCTCCAGTATCATATATAAATCATTTAATTCAGATTCACCACTCTAATTAACTAGATTGATCACAATTATACTAGTTTATGATATTTAGGCTATTTTAGGGTAATAATAGAAAGAAGTGTTGAAAACAACTGGGTGTTGATAAATATGAGTTTCCTAGTCAATATGGCTGCTTGTCTCTAGCTGAACAACCTTTTTGTTGGCATGCACAAGGGAAGAACAATGGTACAACCTTGGCTTCAATGAGTGTATAGATGAAAATTGCAGTAGGATTTTGAAGTTCAAGTGTGTGCTCCCTTCAGGAAACATAGCATAAAATTAATTGCTTTCAAGTGCCTCTTGTGTTAGTATTTGCTACCTATCCTAGTGGTCATGAAAATGAAGAGAAGAAGGCAATGGGCATATGAATGGAAAGATGTAAAGAATAGGAAGGATAGAGGCAAGCAAATGCTGATGGCATATAGGTTGCTGGGAACATGGTAATGTGACTAAGAATGAGGGCTTGAGTTGGATAAATAGTAAAGATTCTCATTCCTACTAGtcatggaaaaagaagaaattgcATTAGTCATTTTAAAtcctcagggttttttttttcccaactagCTTTTTTGAGGCCTATTTGCcgcaacatatttttaaaaagtactctaTGAACTGCCTAGACATGGAGTAGTTTCCTAAAAACATCTGCAAACATTCTCTGTTCCTTTAACCCTTATTTATTCACTTGCTCTTCTTATTTTCAAAATGATGTCAAATTAATTCATCAGAAAATAAGTTGTGGCAGGAACTCAGAAGAGAGAAATCATAATAATTACAAATGCAGTTGCTATAATATATAGACCTCATCACAACTGAGGGCATAGGAACTTTGCATAGCATATATAGGACTAATTTGTACAGATAACTTCATTAAAAAGCTCAGTAGAAAGTACAAACATCATtaagtaataaatacataaaaatcagAACCAGGAGAGTTGTGAGACTCAAAAAGAGTCAGTGTACTGATCAGAAATGAGAAATGTCATCATTGAGGAGACATTAATAACACATAGTGAAGACAATTGTGTTTTCATATCTTAGGAATACACATAAATGTGTTTTTATCCAGGGATATCCAATTCAGCTAATAAGTAATAAATGCTTATCatgtaataaaagataaaatccCAGTGACAAGATATTTTTGTGTAGCCTTTGATAGTTTATGCTCCTCCtacaatattactcagcatttgctttaactTATAATTTATCAACTACCTTACAAGAGTTTTTCCATTTATTGCTTGCTCACACCCCATTTCCCTGCAACTGTAATTTTAGTGTTTATAAGAACCTACAACATGGCAAAGGCAATGTGTTGCTTCAATTATTTAGATGAAAAATCTGGCCTGAAGACTTACTGAGATCTCTCGGGCTTCCTTCACAGTTTCTGGAGTGTTGAGGGAAAATGTGTGGCAGCTGTTGAGAGTCTTGATCATGTGCTTATTGTCCTTGAGGAAACCCAATACCTACAAATGTTAAAATAGAGACGGAGTTAGTGCAGCTTTAGGAACTGAGTAAGTGAATCCATGACGAGCATATGAATTAATTAAACAGATGAGTGAGTTTTACAAAtgagcaaaaaagaaaatctaatatGGAGAAATTTAAAGTgttattatccagtatatataaagaactcaagaagttaaagagcaacaaatcaagtaacccaattaaataaaatggggtacagagctaaacagagaattctcaaagaggaatattgaattgcaggggtctcttctgagactgatactctaaccaagggccattcatggatacaacctagaacccctgctcaggtgtaacccatggcaactcagtatctaagtgggcaCCCtcgtaagaggaacagggactgtctctgacatgaacttagtggctggttctttgacacccccccccaaaggaGGGTCTTGCTCTGGGTCTTGCcacgccacagaggaggacagtgcagccagctgatgagacctgataaactagggtcagatggaaggggaggagtacctcccctatcattggacttggagagggaaatgggaggagatgagggagggagggcaggattgggagggaataagggagagggctacagctgggatacaaagtgaataaacagtaattaatataaaagaataaaaatttaattaaaaaagaaca includes:
- the LOC110564594 gene encoding prolactin-7C1-like gives rise to the protein MLLSLTRPSLSGMLLLLLVSNLHQCETVTSTSTQDYEAEQSVVSLKDLIDHALTLSQTTYDITMEMRKLFFSDGFSSKMFQKFVLGFLKDNKHMIKTLNSCHTFSLNTPETVKEAREISLEEFVNIILRIVHAWDNPLHHLVTKLRGMKGAPDAILLKAKGIESINKELLKSIMMILSKVHPGREENKDYPVWNDLESLQAADEELHFFALYKLFYCLRLDAYTVDLYLKYLRCELIGGEICSAVKF